A genomic region of Scomber japonicus isolate fScoJap1 chromosome 5, fScoJap1.pri, whole genome shotgun sequence contains the following coding sequences:
- the samm50 gene encoding sorting and assembly machinery component 50 homolog A isoform X2: MGTVHARSLDPLPMQGPELGVHADDIEAPDIEQHPKQEVLENKDVVVQKVHIDGLGRTKEDLLTYEIAEVFRAKNLIDVMRRSHEARQKLLRLGIFRKVEVVIDTSRGEDALPNGLDVTFEVIELRRMTGSYNTMVGNNEGSMVLGVKLPNVLGRAEKMTFQFSYGTKETSYGLSFFKPQPGNFERNITLNAYNVTGQFPWSSLRETDRGISGEFSFPLWKTSQTLKWEGVWRELGCLARTASFAVREESGHSLKSSLSHAMVIDTRNSSIIPKKGGLLKIHQELAGYTGGDASFLKEDFEIQLNKTLFWDSVLSASMWGGLLLPIGEKPTSIADRFYLGGPTSIRGFSMYSMGPQSEGDYLGGEAYWAGGLHLYTPLPFRPGKGGFGDLFRTHFFLNAGNLCNLNYGEGPRAHLKKLAECIRWSYGLGIVLRLGNIARLELNYCIPMGVQSGDRICDGVQFGAGIRFL; the protein is encoded by the exons AGCCTGGACCCTCTGCCCATGCAAGGGCCTGAGCTGGGAGTTCACGCTGACGACATCGAGGCTCCCGATATCGAGCAGCATCCAAAGCAAGAAGTTCTTGAAAACAAGGAT GTCGTAGTCCAAAAAGTGCACATAGATGGGCTCGGGAGAACCAAAGAGGACCTGCTGACCTATGAAATCGCAGAAGTTTTCCGGGCAAAAAATTTAATTGAT GTGATGAGAAGGTCCCATGAAGCCCGACAGAAGCTGCTACGTCTCGGTATCTTCAGAAAAGTTGAAGTTGTTATTGACACGTCCCGAG GTGAGGATGCTCTTCCCAACGGCCTCGACGTGACCTTTGAGGTCATCGAGCTGAGACGGATGACGGGCAGCTACAACACTATGGTTGGAAACAATGAAGGAAGCATG GTACTGGGCGTGAAGTTACCTAACGTATTAGGTCGGGCAGAGAAAATGACCTTCCAGTTCTCCTACGGCACTAAAGAGACATCCTACGGCCTGTCCTTCTTCAAACCCCAACCAGGAAACTTTGAACGCAA taTCACACTCAACGCGTACAATGTAACAGGACAGTTTCCATGGAGTTCACTGAGAGAGACTGATCGAGGCATCTCTGGAGAGTTCAGC TTCCCTCTGTGGAAGACCAGCCAAACCCTGAAGTGGGAGGGGGTGTGGCGAGAGCTGGGTTGTCTGGCTCGCACCGCCTCTTTTGCCGTCCGGGAGGAAAGTGGTCATTCCCTCAAGTCTTCCCTTTCG CATGCCATGGTCATCGACACCAGAAACTCCTCCATTATTCCCAAGAAGGGTGGCCTGTTGAAGATCCATCAG GAGCTCGCTGGTTACACTGGTGGAGATGCCAGTTTCTTGAAGGAGGACTTTGAGATCCAGCTGAACAAAACACTCTTCTGGGACTCG GTCCTTTCTGCCTCAATGTGGGGCGGTTTACTCCTGCCAATTGGTGAAAAGCCGACAAGCATAGCAGACAG GTTCTACCTGGGCGGCCCCACCAGCATCAGAGGAttcagtatgtacagtatgggcCCACAGAGTGAAG GTGACTACCTGGGAGGAGAGGCCTACTGGGCTGGAGGCCTCCATCTCTATACTCCTCTACCCTTCAGACCAGGCAAGGGGGGCTTTGGTGACCTCTTTCGAACACACTTCTTCCTCAATGCCGGAAACCTTTGTAACCTCAACTATG GGGAGGGGCCACGagcacatttaaagaaactggcAGAGTGCATCCGTTGGTCATATGGACTGGGCATCGTATTGCGTCTGGGTAACATTGCCAGGCTGGAGCTGAATTACTGCATTCCCATGGGAGTCCAGAGTGGAGACAG GATATGTGATGGGGTCCAGTTTGGAGCAGGAATCAGATTCCTGTGA
- the samm50 gene encoding sorting and assembly machinery component 50 homolog A isoform X1 encodes MGTVHARSLDPLPMQGPELGVHADDIEAPDIEQHPKQEVLENKDVVVQKVHIDGLGRTKEDLLTYEIAEVFRAKNLIDVMRRSHEARQKLLRLGIFRKVEVVIDTSRGEDALPNGLDVTFEVIELRRMTGSYNTMVGNNEGSMVLGVKLPNVLGRAEKMTFQFSYGTKETSYGLSFFKPQPGNFERNITLNAYNVTGQFPWSSLRETDRGISGEFSFPLWKTSQTLKWEGVWRELGCLARTASFAVREESGHSLKSSLSHAMVIDTRNSSIIPKKGGLLKIHQELAGYTGGDASFLKEDFEIQLNKTLFWDSVLSASMWGGLLLPIGEKPTSIADRFYLGGPTSIRGFSMYSMGPQSEGMTGDYLGGEAYWAGGLHLYTPLPFRPGKGGFGDLFRTHFFLNAGNLCNLNYGEGPRAHLKKLAECIRWSYGLGIVLRLGNIARLELNYCIPMGVQSGDRICDGVQFGAGIRFL; translated from the exons AGCCTGGACCCTCTGCCCATGCAAGGGCCTGAGCTGGGAGTTCACGCTGACGACATCGAGGCTCCCGATATCGAGCAGCATCCAAAGCAAGAAGTTCTTGAAAACAAGGAT GTCGTAGTCCAAAAAGTGCACATAGATGGGCTCGGGAGAACCAAAGAGGACCTGCTGACCTATGAAATCGCAGAAGTTTTCCGGGCAAAAAATTTAATTGAT GTGATGAGAAGGTCCCATGAAGCCCGACAGAAGCTGCTACGTCTCGGTATCTTCAGAAAAGTTGAAGTTGTTATTGACACGTCCCGAG GTGAGGATGCTCTTCCCAACGGCCTCGACGTGACCTTTGAGGTCATCGAGCTGAGACGGATGACGGGCAGCTACAACACTATGGTTGGAAACAATGAAGGAAGCATG GTACTGGGCGTGAAGTTACCTAACGTATTAGGTCGGGCAGAGAAAATGACCTTCCAGTTCTCCTACGGCACTAAAGAGACATCCTACGGCCTGTCCTTCTTCAAACCCCAACCAGGAAACTTTGAACGCAA taTCACACTCAACGCGTACAATGTAACAGGACAGTTTCCATGGAGTTCACTGAGAGAGACTGATCGAGGCATCTCTGGAGAGTTCAGC TTCCCTCTGTGGAAGACCAGCCAAACCCTGAAGTGGGAGGGGGTGTGGCGAGAGCTGGGTTGTCTGGCTCGCACCGCCTCTTTTGCCGTCCGGGAGGAAAGTGGTCATTCCCTCAAGTCTTCCCTTTCG CATGCCATGGTCATCGACACCAGAAACTCCTCCATTATTCCCAAGAAGGGTGGCCTGTTGAAGATCCATCAG GAGCTCGCTGGTTACACTGGTGGAGATGCCAGTTTCTTGAAGGAGGACTTTGAGATCCAGCTGAACAAAACACTCTTCTGGGACTCG GTCCTTTCTGCCTCAATGTGGGGCGGTTTACTCCTGCCAATTGGTGAAAAGCCGACAAGCATAGCAGACAG GTTCTACCTGGGCGGCCCCACCAGCATCAGAGGAttcagtatgtacagtatgggcCCACAGAGTGAA GGTATGACAGGTGACTACCTGGGAGGAGAGGCCTACTGGGCTGGAGGCCTCCATCTCTATACTCCTCTACCCTTCAGACCAGGCAAGGGGGGCTTTGGTGACCTCTTTCGAACACACTTCTTCCTCAATGCCGGAAACCTTTGTAACCTCAACTATG GGGAGGGGCCACGagcacatttaaagaaactggcAGAGTGCATCCGTTGGTCATATGGACTGGGCATCGTATTGCGTCTGGGTAACATTGCCAGGCTGGAGCTGAATTACTGCATTCCCATGGGAGTCCAGAGTGGAGACAG GATATGTGATGGGGTCCAGTTTGGAGCAGGAATCAGATTCCTGTGA
- the api5 gene encoding apoptosis inhibitor 5 isoform X2, producing the protein MAVTIEDLYRSYGVLADAKDNLSQHKDAYQVILDGVKGGAKEKRLAAQFIPKFFNSFPELADAAINAQLDLCEDDDVSIRRHAIKELPRFATGENIVRVADILTQLLQTDDNAEFNQVNAALISIFKIDAKGTLGGLFSQILQGEDIVRERAIKFLSTKLKTLTEEVMTKEVEEYVFTETKKVLEDVTGEEFVLLMRVVSGLRVLQTVNGRQQLVELVVEQAFLEQALNPADPDTVDRLLQCTRQALPLFSKNVHSTRFVTYFCEHVLPNLSTLASPVAELDIQLEVLKLLAEMSPFCGDMDKLEPNLNMLFTKLLEFMPLPPEEVENGENSASEEPKLQFSYVECLLFGFHQLGKKLPDFLLDKVDAERLKDFKIRLQYFARGLQVYIRQLRVALQGKTGDALKTDENKIKVVALKITNNINVLIKDLFHNPPSFKSTVTLSWKPVQKAEAVAPKRPSGEEMGPGASTKKQISPLPRRDARQIYNPPSEQRGGFRGGRGRGFGTRGNRSRGRIY; encoded by the exons ATGGCGGTCACTATCGAGGATCTGTACCGGAGCTACGGGGTCCTTGCTGATGCTAAGGACAACCTCAGCCAG CACAAAGATGCCTACCAAGTAATCCTGGATGGCGTGAAGGGTGGCGCCAAGGAGAAACGGCTGGCAGCTCAGTTTATTCCCAAGTTCTTCAACAGCTTCCCAGAATTGGCAGATGCAGCCATTAACGCCCAGCTTGATCTctgtgaagatgatgatgtgtcT ATTCGACGACATGCCATCAAGGAGCTCCCGCGGTTTGCAACTGGCGAGAACATCGTCAGGGTTGCAGATATTCTCACCCAGCTCCTCCAGACAG atgacaACGCAGAGTTCAACCAAGTGAATGCAGCACTTATTTCTATCTTCAAGATAGATGCTAAAG GTACTCTCGGGGGCCTCTTCTCTCAGATCTTGCAGGGAGAGGACATAGTGCGGGAAAGGGCCATCAAGTTTCTGTCAACCAAGCTGAAGACCTTGACAGAAGAAGTCATGACCAAGGAGGTTGAGGAGTACGTCTTTACAGAGACAAAGAAG GTGTTGGAGGATGTTACCGGAGAGGAGTTTGTGCTGCTCATGCGTGTGGTGTCAGGCCTTCGGGTGCTGCAGACAGTGAACGGGCGGCAACAGCTGGTCGAGCTGGTGGTGGAGCAGGCGTTCCTGGAGCAGGCCCTCAACCCGGCTGACCCCGACACTGTAGACCGCCTGCTGCAGTGCACACGCCAGGCCCTGCCCCTTTTCTCT AAAAATGTCCATTCCACACGTTTCGTCACCTACTTCTGTGAACACGTCCTGCCCAACCTCAGCACCTTGGCAAGTCCTGTGGCTGAGTTGGACATTCAGTTGGAG gtgctgAAGCTGCTGGCTGAGATGAGTCCGTTCTGTGGAGACATGGATAAACTGGAGCCCAACCTCAACATGCTGTTTACCAAGCTGCTG GAGTTCATGCCTTTGCCTCCAGAAGAGGTGGAGAACGGAGAGAACTCAGCGAGCGAGGAGCCCAAACTGCAGTTCAGCTATGTGGAGTGTCTCCTCTTCGGCTTCCACCAGCTGGGCAAGAAGCTTCCAGACTTCCTCCTCGACAAAGTGGATGCCGAGCGCCTCAAAGACTTTAAGATCAG GTTACAGTATTTTGCCAGAGGCCTGCAGGTTTACATCAGACAGCTGCGAGTAGCACTGCAAGGCAAGACCGGAGACGCTCTGAAGACAGATGAG aACAAGATCAAAGTGGTGGCCCTCAAGATCACAAACAATATCAATGTCCTCATCAAG GATCTGTTCCACAACCCTCCATCATTCAAGAGCACAGTCACTCTGTCCTGGAAACCCGTCCAGAAGGCAGAGGCAGTAGC CCCCAAGCGTCCGTCAGGTGAGGAGATGGGACCTGGCGCCagcacaaaaaaacagatttctCCACTCCCCCGGAGGGACGCACGGCAAATCTATAATCCTCCGAGCG AGCAGCGCGGTGGCTTCAGGGGCGGCCGGGGACGAGGGTTCGGAACCAGAGGCAACCGGAGCCGAGGCCGAATCTACTGA
- the api5 gene encoding apoptosis inhibitor 5 isoform X1: MAVTIEDLYRSYGVLADAKDNLSQHKDAYQVILDGVKGGAKEKRLAAQFIPKFFNSFPELADAAINAQLDLCEDDDVSIRRHAIKELPRFATGENIVRVADILTQLLQTDDNAEFNQVNAALISIFKIDAKGTLGGLFSQILQGEDIVRERAIKFLSTKLKTLTEEVMTKEVEEYVFTETKKVLEDVTGEEFVLLMRVVSGLRVLQTVNGRQQLVELVVEQAFLEQALNPADPDTVDRLLQCTRQALPLFSKNVHSTRFVTYFCEHVLPNLSTLASPVAELDIQLEVLKLLAEMSPFCGDMDKLEPNLNMLFTKLLEFMPLPPEEVENGENSASEEPKLQFSYVECLLFGFHQLGKKLPDFLLDKVDAERLKDFKIRLQYFARGLQVYIRQLRVALQGKTGDALKTDENKIKVVALKITNNINVLIKDLFHNPPSFKSTVTLSWKPVQKAEAVAPKRPSGEEMGPGASTKKQISPLPRRDARQIYNPPSGKYSATIGNFTYEQRGGFRGGRGRGFGTRGNRSRGRIY; encoded by the exons ATGGCGGTCACTATCGAGGATCTGTACCGGAGCTACGGGGTCCTTGCTGATGCTAAGGACAACCTCAGCCAG CACAAAGATGCCTACCAAGTAATCCTGGATGGCGTGAAGGGTGGCGCCAAGGAGAAACGGCTGGCAGCTCAGTTTATTCCCAAGTTCTTCAACAGCTTCCCAGAATTGGCAGATGCAGCCATTAACGCCCAGCTTGATCTctgtgaagatgatgatgtgtcT ATTCGACGACATGCCATCAAGGAGCTCCCGCGGTTTGCAACTGGCGAGAACATCGTCAGGGTTGCAGATATTCTCACCCAGCTCCTCCAGACAG atgacaACGCAGAGTTCAACCAAGTGAATGCAGCACTTATTTCTATCTTCAAGATAGATGCTAAAG GTACTCTCGGGGGCCTCTTCTCTCAGATCTTGCAGGGAGAGGACATAGTGCGGGAAAGGGCCATCAAGTTTCTGTCAACCAAGCTGAAGACCTTGACAGAAGAAGTCATGACCAAGGAGGTTGAGGAGTACGTCTTTACAGAGACAAAGAAG GTGTTGGAGGATGTTACCGGAGAGGAGTTTGTGCTGCTCATGCGTGTGGTGTCAGGCCTTCGGGTGCTGCAGACAGTGAACGGGCGGCAACAGCTGGTCGAGCTGGTGGTGGAGCAGGCGTTCCTGGAGCAGGCCCTCAACCCGGCTGACCCCGACACTGTAGACCGCCTGCTGCAGTGCACACGCCAGGCCCTGCCCCTTTTCTCT AAAAATGTCCATTCCACACGTTTCGTCACCTACTTCTGTGAACACGTCCTGCCCAACCTCAGCACCTTGGCAAGTCCTGTGGCTGAGTTGGACATTCAGTTGGAG gtgctgAAGCTGCTGGCTGAGATGAGTCCGTTCTGTGGAGACATGGATAAACTGGAGCCCAACCTCAACATGCTGTTTACCAAGCTGCTG GAGTTCATGCCTTTGCCTCCAGAAGAGGTGGAGAACGGAGAGAACTCAGCGAGCGAGGAGCCCAAACTGCAGTTCAGCTATGTGGAGTGTCTCCTCTTCGGCTTCCACCAGCTGGGCAAGAAGCTTCCAGACTTCCTCCTCGACAAAGTGGATGCCGAGCGCCTCAAAGACTTTAAGATCAG GTTACAGTATTTTGCCAGAGGCCTGCAGGTTTACATCAGACAGCTGCGAGTAGCACTGCAAGGCAAGACCGGAGACGCTCTGAAGACAGATGAG aACAAGATCAAAGTGGTGGCCCTCAAGATCACAAACAATATCAATGTCCTCATCAAG GATCTGTTCCACAACCCTCCATCATTCAAGAGCACAGTCACTCTGTCCTGGAAACCCGTCCAGAAGGCAGAGGCAGTAGC CCCCAAGCGTCCGTCAGGTGAGGAGATGGGACCTGGCGCCagcacaaaaaaacagatttctCCACTCCCCCGGAGGGACGCACGGCAAATCTATAATCCTCCGAGCGGCAAGTACAGCGCCACCATTGGCAATTTTACCTATG AGCAGCGCGGTGGCTTCAGGGGCGGCCGGGGACGAGGGTTCGGAACCAGAGGCAACCGGAGCCGAGGCCGAATCTACTGA